The genomic interval TCGGGCCCGCGAGCGTTTCTAACGCGTGCGTGATCAGCAGCCGCTCGACGCCAGCTTGCGAGGCGGCGCGAAACACCGCGTGGATCTCCGGCACGGTCACATGGCCCGACGCCACGATCATGCCGTGCTCGCGGGCGAGTTTGAGTATTTCCCACAGCGGCTCGGCAAGGTTACCGCTGTCGTTGAACAGCGAGATGCCCGGTTCGTGACGTCCGAACTTCACGTGATCATTCGCCGACGACAGCGTCGGCATCCACAGGATCTTGGCGCCAAGCCGCGCCGACACTTCGACCGCCGCCGGGTTGAGTCCGCCGATCTGTTTGTCGAGCGTCAAGCCGCCGAAGACGCGCAGCCCCGGCACCGCGCGCTGCACGATGGTCGCCAGCGGTGCCGTCGGGTAGTCGTGGCTCTTGAGGACGATCGCGGCCATGCCCGCCGCGGCCGCCTGCTGCGCGGCTTCGAAGGCATCGACGCTGCGCTGCAGATGCGCGTCGGGACCGAAGTGGACGTGTAGATCGATAGCGCCGTGCAGGAGTCCGTCGATGTCGGCAGCCATTGTTCCTTCCTTGCGGGATCAGCCTAGCCAACTGCTGGCGCGAGTTGCAATGGCGCGAGACGGTCACTACCATGCCGGCATTGCTATTTTCGTTCCGGAGAGGAGAGGAAGAAGAGATGATCGCTTCGTTGCTATCGATTCGCAGACTACTGATCATCGCCGCGTGTGCGCTCGCCGTAACAATGGCGCCGGCATGGGCGCACGCCGATGACGCGGCGTCGGCCGATGCCACGTCCGCGCAAGCAGCACCTGCCGACAAACCGGCCGAGACCGTTGGGATGCCGGGCATGCCGGGCTGCGGCGCTGACGGCACGTGCTGCGCCACCTGTCAGGAGAAGAAGGCGGCCGACGCCAAGCCCGCCGAAGAAGCCGCCGGCGGCTGCCCCTGCCAACGCGCCAAGCGCGCGCAACAGGCTGCGCAAGGTTCGTAGTGTACCGGCGCTTCCGAGATCGGCCGATGGACACGGCCCATCACTGCAAGGAGAGAAATATGTTCGACAAGAAGTTCGTCGCTGCCGTCGTCATCGCGCTGCTGATGTTCACCGCGCTGGCGCCGCGTCGGGCGCGAGCGACCGACATCACCACCCCGTTGATCATCGGTGGGGCGGTCGTCGGCGCCGCCACCCTCATCACCGTTATTGCCGTGCTGATGGCGCACGACGATGAACCCCATTTTCTGTCGCCCGAAGCTCGCGTCCGCGAGCGCGCCGCTGTCCGCGTCGGCTTGCAGTGCAAGACGCCTGACGGGCAGCCGGCGCTGCTTTGTTGGTAACTCAAAACTAGTGGGAGTCGTCGATGACTCGAACGAGAGTGTTCGTACTCGTGCTCGTCGCTCTGCTACTGGCCGGACTGCCCCGGCCCAGGCGGGTGCACGCGCTCAGCACCGAGCAGGCGGTGATCATTTCGATCGCGGGTGTGGCGGCGTATGCCGGGCTCATCTACGTCGGCTACCAAATGGTCTACGGCGACGGAGCGCATTTTCTCGTTCCGCCAGCGCGCCGGTTCGATCTTCCCGAACAACGGGCGCAGAGTCGGCTGCACGTCGGGCCGGAGTGCCATACACCCGACGGGCAGCCGGTGTTGCTCTGCTGGTAAACCGAAGCGCGATCCGCTCAAGCCGCCTGGGCGCGCTGGTACGCCGGCCGTTCGGTGAGACGGGCGACATACGCACTCAGGGTCGGTTGATCGGCGAGCAATCCCATGAATTGTCCCCAGCCGAGCGTCGACCCGATCATCACGTCGGCGGCTGAGAACTGTTCCCCCAACAGATAGGGTTTGGTCGCCAGCGCGCTGCTGAGCACAGCGGCGACTTCAGCGAACTGCTTGCGGCCGGCGTCAGCCGCCTTCGCCGAACGCTCCGCTTCCGGCAGCATCACGGTGTTCATGAACACTTGCAGCACCGGCGGCTCGAGCGTCGCCATCGCGTAGTGCATCCACTGGTAGTAGAGCCCGCGCGCCGTGCTGCCGACCGGTGGCGCGAGCCGCTTGTCGGGATACTTGTCGGCGAGGTAGCTGCAGATCGCCGCCGATTCGAACAACGCCAAGTCGCCGTCGATCAACGCGGGCACGGCCCCGTGCGGATGGATCTTGAGATACGCCGGCGTCTTGTCCTCGCCTTTGGCGTGGTCGAGCGTGATCAGTTCGTAGGGCGCACCGATCTCCTCCAAGAGCCAGCGCGGCCGCACCGAACGAGATTGCGGACGATGATAGAGCTTCATGACGACCTCCTTTGTGGTGTCCAGTTGCAGCGCATCTTCATCCTGCGCCGCCGCTAAGTCCAGTGGGGCCAAGTCCAGCGGGGCGAAGTCCAGTGGGATGAATCAGAACAGCCGCCCCAGCAGTGCGGGCACGGCGTGCTCGACACGCAGTCGCCGGACGCCGAGCGACACCGGCTCGAAACCGTGGGCTTGCAGCAGCTCGACTTCAAACGGAATGAATCCGCCCTCAGGGCCCACCGCCAACGTCACCGCTTGTTGCACGTCGCGCGGACTGAGATGCGCCGCGGTCGGATGCGCCACCAGTGCGCGGGTGCCGCGCGCAAGCTCAACCAACTCGTCCTCAACGAACGGTTTGAAGCGATGCCGCAGCGAAATCTCCGGCAGCACCGTATCGCCGGCTTGCTCGAGCCCAAGCAGCAGTTGCTCACGCAACGCCGTCGGCCGCAGCAGCGGGCTCTGCCAGTAACTCTTCTCGACCCGAAACGTGTTCAACAGTACGACGCGCTTCACACCCATCGTCGTCACCGCCGCGAGCACTTTCTTCAGACTCTTCGGTCGCGGCAGCGCCAGCACCAGCGTCACCGGTAGCGGCGGAGGTGGCGCTTGATCAAGCGCAACGTCCATCTCCAGCGCGTCGTCGCTCAGTGCGGTGATCACGCCGCGGCCGAGTTGACCATTCACCACCCCGACGCGCAGTTCGTCACCAACGCGCGCGCGATGAACCGCACGGACGTGCTCGACGCGGCGCCCGCTGATGCGCACGCGGTTCGCGTCACCGACGAAGTCGACGAAGTCGTCATTGAAGAGCAGGAGCAGGTTCATGCGCTGCACTGCCCTACCTCAAGCGGCCGGGTTGCCTCAACTGCCGCGCTAACGCATGGTGAGCGGCAACCGCTGGAGGACCCGATGATCGATCTGTACTACTGGCCGACGCCGAACGGGTGGAAGATCACCATCATGCTCGAAGAGACCGGGCTGCCGTACACGGTCAAGCCGGTGAACATCGGACGCGGCGAGCAGTTCACGCCGGAGTTTCTCGCGCTCAGTCCGAACAATCGGATGCCGGCGATCGTCGATCACGATCCCCTCGGCGGCGGTGCGCCGATCGCGATCTTCGAATCGGGCGCGATCCTGCTCTATCTCGCCGAGAAGACCGGTCAGTTCATGCCGAAGGACGTGCGCGGGCGCTACGACGTTACGCAGTGGCTGATGTGGCAGATGGGTGGGCTCGGCCCGATGCTCGGCCAGGCACACCACTTCCGTCAATACGCGCCGGAACCGCTGCCGTATGCGATCGATCGCTACACCAACGAAGCCAATCGCCTCTACGGCGTGATGAACACACGACTCGCCGACCGGCCGTTCTTGGCTGGCGACTACTCGATCGCCGACATGGCGTGTTGGCCGTGGAGCGTGCTCTACGAGCGACAGGGGCAGAAGCTCGAAGACTTCCCCAACTTCGCGCGCTGGCTCGAAGCGGTCCGCGCTCGGCCCGCAGTGCAGCGCGGCTTCGCGATCGGCAAGGACTTGCGCCAGGCGGCGCAGGCCGTGGGCCAATCCGCCGGTATGGACGAGCAGGCGAAGAAAATCCTCTTCGGCCAGCGCGCACGATAGCCTCTGCTTGCTCAGCGATGGCGACGGCTTCCGTGCCGCTTCTGCATGCGGTAGTTTCCAACGTGACCAATCGCTGTTCCGTCGAGACGCAGTTCTTCCGACTGCTCAACCGGCTCGTGGAGCCCTATATCCGCGCCGGATGGGCTGCCCCGCGCTTTGTTCCCGGCGGCCTCGTTGTGCTTGAAACCAAGGGCCGCAAGACCGCCCGTCGCTCCAAGGTCCCCCTCGCGGCCATTCGGATTCAGGACCGCATCGTCGTCAGCACCTTTCGCGGTGATCGGTCGCAGTGGGTAAAAAACGTCGCCGCCAACCCCGAGGTGCGCTATTGGCTGCGCGGGCGAGCTAAGCGAGCCACGGCGCATGTCATCTCTGCCGCGCATCGCACGCAAAGCCAGAGCGCCTTGCCACCGACACTGCGCTGGCTCGTTCCGACGTTGGCTCCGTACACTTACGCCGGCTGGGCATTTGCTGTTCTCAGTCCACAGGGCGGGCTTCGCCCGCAGCCCAAAGCTGAAAGTCCAAAGTCCAAGGTCCAGGGTCCAAAGCATGCCCTGAGCAACGTCGAAGGGTCGAAAGTGGCGGGCAAAGCTCCTCGCGCCTCGCGCGCGGCATCGCGCTAACGGATGGAGATCCGCATCGACAGCCTGTTGCGCGGCGCGCAGGAGGCGGAAGGGACCGTCGTCATCGTTGACGTGTTGCGCGCGTTCACGACCGCGGCGGTCGCCTTCGCACGTGGTGCGGCACGGATCGTTCTGGTGGCTAGCGTCGATGAAGCGCTGGACCTGCGCAGCCGCGGCGTCGGTGAGTTGTGCATGGGCGAAGTTCACGGCAAACGCCCAGCCGGTTTTGATTTCGGCAACTCGCCGTTCGAGCTCTCGATCGCCGACGTGAGGGGACGGACGTTGATTCACTCAACCACGGCCGGAACAGTGGGTGTCACCGCCGCGCACAAGGCCACGCAAATCTTCGTGGCGGCATTGGTGAACGCGCAGGCCACGGTGCAAGCGCTGCGGCGCGATGATCCCGCGGTCGTCACCATCGTCGCCATGGGCGCGCAAGGCGAGACCCGCGCCGACGAAGACGAACTGTGCGCGCTCTACCTCCGCAATCTCTTGCAAGGCCGTCAACCCGATCGCGACGCTGTGCGACGCTTGGTGCTGGCGAG from Deltaproteobacteria bacterium carries:
- a CDS encoding glutathione S-transferase N-terminal domain-containing protein → MIDLYYWPTPNGWKITIMLEETGLPYTVKPVNIGRGEQFTPEFLALSPNNRMPAIVDHDPLGGGAPIAIFESGAILLYLAEKTGQFMPKDVRGRYDVTQWLMWQMGGLGPMLGQAHHFRQYAPEPLPYAIDRYTNEANRLYGVMNTRLADRPFLAGDYSIADMACWPWSVLYERQGQKLEDFPNFARWLEAVRARPAVQRGFAIGKDLRQAAQAVGQSAGMDEQAKKILFGQRAR
- a CDS encoding nitroreductase family deazaflavin-dependent oxidoreductase — protein: MATASVPLLHAVVSNVTNRCSVETQFFRLLNRLVEPYIRAGWAAPRFVPGGLVVLETKGRKTARRSKVPLAAIRIQDRIVVSTFRGDRSQWVKNVAANPEVRYWLRGRAKRATAHVISAAHRTQSQSALPPTLRWLVPTLAPYTYAGWAFAVLSPQGGLRPQPKAESPKSKVQGPKHALSNVEGSKVAGKAPRASRAASR
- a CDS encoding 2-phosphosulfolactate phosphatase — protein: MEIRIDSLLRGAQEAEGTVVIVDVLRAFTTAAVAFARGAARIVLVASVDEALDLRSRGVGELCMGEVHGKRPAGFDFGNSPFELSIADVRGRTLIHSTTAGTVGVTAAHKATQIFVAALVNAQATVQALRRDDPAVVTIVAMGAQGETRADEDELCALYLRNLLQGRQPDRDAVRRLVLASAESQNYDDPSRPQFHPKDREIALQIDSIPLAIRVAREGGLLIARAAALA
- a CDS encoding glutathione S-transferase family protein, producing MKLYHRPQSRSVRPRWLLEEIGAPYELITLDHAKGEDKTPAYLKIHPHGAVPALIDGDLALFESAAICSYLADKYPDKRLAPPVGSTARGLYYQWMHYAMATLEPPVLQVFMNTVMLPEAERSAKAADAGRKQFAEVAAVLSSALATKPYLLGEQFSAADVMIGSTLGWGQFMGLLADQPTLSAYVARLTERPAYQRAQAA
- a CDS encoding 16S rRNA (uracil(1498)-N(3))-methyltransferase; this translates as MNLLLLFNDDFVDFVGDANRVRISGRRVEHVRAVHRARVGDELRVGVVNGQLGRGVITALSDDALEMDVALDQAPPPPLPVTLVLALPRPKSLKKVLAAVTTMGVKRVVLLNTFRVEKSYWQSPLLRPTALREQLLLGLEQAGDTVLPEISLRHRFKPFVEDELVELARGTRALVAHPTAAHLSPRDVQQAVTLAVGPEGGFIPFEVELLQAHGFEPVSLGVRRLRVEHAVPALLGRLF